In Triticum aestivum cultivar Chinese Spring chromosome 5B, IWGSC CS RefSeq v2.1, whole genome shotgun sequence, the following proteins share a genomic window:
- the LOC123117893 gene encoding membrane protein PM19L: MAGVGRNMVAPLLVLNLIMYIIVIGFASWNLNHFINGLTNRPGVGGNGATFYFLLFAILAGVVGAASKLAGVHHVRTWRGDSLATSASSALVAWAITALAFGLACKEIHIGGYRGWRLRVLEAFVIILAFTQLLYVLALHSGLFGNQFGNHAGGGYPAEHAYGAGVGDPHNKGLGTGGVARV, from the coding sequence ATGGCGGGCGTGGGTCGTAACATGGTGGCGCCGCTGCTGGTGCTGAACCTCATCATGTACATCATCGTCATCGGCTTCGCCAGCTGGAACCTCAACCACTTCATCAACGGCCTCACCAACCGCCCCGGCGTCGGCGGCAACGGCGCCACCTTCTACTTCCTCCTCTTCGCCATCCTAGCCGGGGTCGTCGGCGCCGCATCCAAGCTCGCCGGCGTGCACCACGTCCGCACCTGGCGCGGGGACAGCCTGGCCACCTCCGCCTCGTCGGCGCTGGTGGCCTGGGCCATCACGGCGCTGGCCTTTGGCTTGGCGTGCAAGGAGATCCATATCGGCGGGTACCGCGGGTGGCGCCTCCGGGTGCTCGAGGCGTTCGTCATCATCCTGGCCTTCACGCAGCTGCTCTACGTGCTCGCGCTGCACTCTGGCCTCTTTGGGAACCAGTTCGGTAACCATGCCGGTGGTGGGTATCCGGCGGAGCATGCCTACGGCGCCGGCGTCGGCGACCCGCATAACAAGGGCTTGGGCACCGGCGGCGTGGCCAGGGTGTGA